The DNA sequence GGCGCGCATGCGTTTCCGCGAGCTGATCCGCGATGGCGCCGAGCCCTGGGAAGTGCTGAGCGCGCTGCTCGGCCTGCTCGAACTCGGCAAGCGCAACGAAGTGCACCTGACCCAACCCCGACCGTTTGCAGACGTGGAGATCCGCCGTGAATCCGCTGGCGAAGCTGCTTGAAGCCGCGCTCTTCGCGAGCCCGCGCCCGATCGCGACCGACGAACTCGCCGCCCTCGACCCCGAGGCCTCGCCGGCCGCGCTGCAGAGCGCGCTCGACGAGTTGCGCGAGCACTATGACGTGGATGGTCACGGCGTCGCCCTCGTCGAGGTCGGCGGTGGCTGGCAGGTCCTGACGCGTCCCGAGTACACCGAGGCCATCGAGCGCGCCCAGATGGCCGTGCGGCCAACCAAGCTCTCGCCGGCCGCACTCGAGACGCTTGCCATCATCGCGTATCGCCAGCCGATCGGCCGCGCCGAAGTCGCGGAGATCCGCGGCGTGGATGTCGGCGCGGTGATCAAGTCGCTGCACGAGCGCGGGCTCATCGATGTCGTCGGGCGCGCGGAAGGCCTCG is a window from the Pseudogemmatithrix spongiicola genome containing:
- the scpB gene encoding SMC-Scp complex subunit ScpB encodes the protein MNPLAKLLEAALFASPRPIATDELAALDPEASPAALQSALDELREHYDVDGHGVALVEVGGGWQVLTRPEYTEAIERAQMAVRPTKLSPAALETLAIIAYRQPIGRAEVAEIRGVDVGAVIKSLHERGLIDVVGRAEGLGRPLLYGTTTMFLEQFGLRHLAELPRVDELSIALRKDGQPPVLAADVLEAADAEAAAAVAVDAAADIATAPEGAATA